DNA from Paraburkholderia sp. PGU19:
GAATCGAGCCGCGATCTCGCGCTGCTATGCGCAGCGGCCGCGCTCGGCGCGGCCATGTACGTATGCGTTGCACAGCCATTGCGCTTCTTCGGGCATGCGGGTCCCGAACTCGTACTGGTCACGGGTGCGTTCCTCGTTGGCTATCTGAAGCGATTCGGCGTGACGGGCGGAGGACTCGGCTCGCAGATCTACATCGGGCAACTGCTGGCCTACGGCGCGAACCTCGTTCCCGCCGATCTGCCCGCCATTGCGATTGCCGGATTGATCGCGATGCTGGCGTCGATCGTGCCCCGGCTGCTGAGCGGGCCCGCCGAACGGCCGGCCGTCGTCGCCGCGCTGTCGCCCGGACCCGAGCCTGTGGCCGGACGGCCCTCACCTGAGTTCGTGATGGGTCTGCAGGCCGCAAGCGGCGCGCTCGTGGTCGTCGCGTTGAATGCGTGGCTGAATCTCGCGGAATCGGCGTGGGCGATCACGGCCTGCACGTACGTGGTCGCGGGGTCCGCGACAGGCACCGTGCAGCGCGTGCGGCGGCGGATCATCGGCACGCTCGTTGGGGTGCCGCTAGGGCTCATCTGTTTGCCGATCGCGGAGCATGCGCCGCTGCTGATCTGGCTCGCTGCGGCGCTGGCGATGATCGTTTATTCGATGGCGCTGCCCGAGCGATACGACATCCCGTGCGGCGCGTTTGCGTTCACGCTGATCGTCACGCTCGCGGTGAACGGCATCCACTCGATTCCATTTCTCACGGCGCGGGCGTGGGAGACGTTGATTGGTGGGGTGCTGGGGCTGCTGGCGGCGATGGTTATTTTTCCGTTGAGGTCGAGGGGGAGATGAGGCTGCACTGAGAAGGCTGCATTGAGCCGACGAAAAGCGTCCGCTTATTTTTTAATCAGAACAACGGAATATTCCCAGTTCGTATTCGTTGCGCGTTACCCGTGTTGCAGCAACGCGAATATCTCCCGCTAATGAAGGAATAAACCCCACCCCCACCCCGTTCAATGACCGTCACGACCTTTCGACAGAACAAGGAGTGCGGTCATGAAGTCTCTATTCGAGGTGTTCGGCATCGCAGCCTGTGGCGCGGCGTTAGCGACGCTCGTTTCATGCGGCGGCAGTTCCGGGTCGAACAATGTGAGCACGCCTGTGGTGTCGTCGTTCACCGCGGCGGCGCTCGTCTCCGATGGCGCTGTGCCCGCGCCTCACACCGATCCAAACCTGAAGAACGCCTGGGGCGTTGCATTCAATCCGAAAGGCTTCGTCTGGGTCGCCGACAACGGCACCAATCTCGCAACGCTCTACGACGGCAACGGCGTACCGCAATCGCTCGTCGTCACGATACCGGCGGGCACCAACGGCGACGCAGCGCCCACGGGCATCGTGTTCAACGGCACACAGAGCTTCACCGTCACGCAGAACGGCAAATCAGGCCTCGCGGCCTTCATCTTCACAGGCGAAGGCGGCACGATCACGGCGTGGGCACCCGCTGTCGGCCCGACCAATGCCTTCAAGATGTACGACGATGCCGCAGGCGGCGCCGTGTACAAAGGGCTCGCACTCGCGGCGAACAACGGCAGCAACTTCCTCTATGCAACGGACTTTCATAACAACAAAATCGACGTGTTCGATACGAACTTCACGAAGGTGACGATGCCCGGCGGCTTCAAGGACAGCGCCATTCCAGCCGGTTTTGCGCCGTTCGGCATCCAGTTGATCGGCTCGAACCTGTTCGTCACGTACGCGATGCAGGACGCGGCCAAACATGACAACGTGGCGGGCGCGGGCCTCGGCATGGTCGACGTATTCGACACGGCGGGCAATCTCAAGCAGCACTTCGCGACGGGCGCACCACTGAATGCGCCGTGGGGTATCGCGCAGGCACCGGCCAACTTCGGCACGTTCAGTGGCGCGATTCTGATCGGCAATTTCGGCGACGGCACGATCAACGCGTTCGATGCGTCGAGCGGCAAGTCGATGGGGCCGCTGAAGTCGTCGAATAGCAGCACGATCGTCCAGCCAGGCTTGTGGGGCATTGCGTTCGGCAACAACCTGAGCAACCAGCCCTCGAACACGCTGTTCTTCGCAGCGGGGCCGAATGACGAAGCGGACGGCGTGTATGGAAGAATCGATCTGAATCCGGCCTCCAGTTCGGGCACCAGTTCCGGCTCCAACACGGGCTCGAGTTCGAGTGGCGGTTCGAGCATCGGTATGTAGCGCTCTGCCCGTTCTTCACTCACTCAAAACACAATGGCCGCTCCTTCAAGGAGCGGCCATTGTGTGTGTGTGTAGCGCTTCACGCGCAAGCCAGCGTGCATCAAACCTGCCGACGCAACTCCGCAGGCGGCACCTTCATCAGATGTCGATACTTCGCCACCGTACGCCGCGCGACGAGCACGCCCTGATCCGCGAGCATCTTCGCGAGCGCGACGTCGGACAGCGGATCGCGCGTGTTTTCGGCAGCGATCATTTCCTTGAGCAACGCGCGCACGGCCGCTGCCGAACAGGTGCCACCGCTCTCCGTGCCTAGCTCGCGTGGGAAGAAATGCTTGAACTCGAAGATGCCGCGCGGCGTCGCCATGTACTTGTTGCCCGTCGCGCGTGAAATCGTCGATTCGTGCAGGCCGAGTTCTTCAGCCACGTCGCGCAACACGAGCGGTTTCAATGCGATCTCGCCGTACTGGAAGAACGGCTTCTGATGCGCAACGATGCACTCGGCGACGCGCTGAATCGTTTCGAAGCGCTGCTGCGCGTTGCGGATCAGCCAGCGCGCTTCCTGCAACTGCTGCGCGAGCGGCGAGCGGCTCGCGCCTGCCGATTGCGCGAACAGTTCCGCGTACATACGGTGAATGCGCGCGCGCGGCAGCACGGCGGGATTCACGGTTACGACCCACTTGTTGCGCACACTGCGCACGATCACATCCGGCACGATGTAGTTGTCATCGGCGCGGCCATATGAATTGCCCGGCTTCGGATCGAGCTTGCGCACGAGCGCGCACGCCACGCGCAATTCTTCCGCATCGCAGCCGATCTGCTTCTGCAACTCCGCATGCTCGCGGCGCGCGAGACGGTCGAGATGATGTTCGACCACCTGCTTCGCGACGTCGCGGCCCGGCGTATCGGCGGGCAACGCATCGATCTGCAGCGCGAGACACTCCGACAGCGACCGCGCCGCGAGTCCCGGGCGGTCGAGCGTCTGCACGAGCCGCAGCGCGACCAGCAATTCTTCTTCCGTCAACGCGGGTTCGATGTCGAAGACGTCCGTGAGATCGGCGAGATCCTGGCGCAGATAGCCGTCGTCATCGAGTGCTTCGATGATGAGGCGCGCCACTTCGCGATCGCGGTCGTCGAGCCGATAAAGACGCAACGCGTCGTGCAACTGCTCGTGCAGCGTCGGTTGCACGCGCGCCCATTCGGTCGGGTCGGCGGCATCGGAATCGCCGTTGTAGCGCGACGGGCCCCGGCCGTAAGCGTCGCCTGAATAGTCGCCGCTTGAATAATCGCCGCCGTCATCCGGCGACGAGGCAACGCTTTCTGTCGCCGGCTCCGCCGACGAGCCTTCCATCGCGTTATCGCGTTCGCTCGCAGGCAGTGTTTCGCCGTCGGCGCCGTTGCTGTCGGCCGTTTTGCCTGCCGACAGATCTTCCGACACAGACGGGTCGTATTCGAGGAAGGGATTGGTGTCGAGCGCGTTGCGCAGTTCCTGCTGGAATTCGAGCGACGACAGTTGAAGCAGGCGCACGGACTGCTGCAGACGCGGTGTGAGCGCGAAAGTTTGCTTCGCGCGTAGTTCGATTGTAGGCGGCATACAGACTCTTCCTGTGATTGTTCAAACAGCTTCGCGCCCTACCTACGCAACTGTCGTACCAGTTTTCGCAACTGTCTGTTTTGATTCGCCTTTGTGTTGCAGAGGCGCACGCCGCGTGCCCGTTCCCCCAGCGCATTTTACAAACGCTCTGAAATTCGAACCGAATCATGCGGCATCGGCGCCTGCGCCCGGACGACGCCATACGCGACGACCCGCGACGACCTTCGAGCGCTGATGGGCACGACGCTTGCTGACCGACTCATAGGGACGCGCCATTGAGCAGGATCGATGCGCGGCGCGTCCTGTGTCGGCGACGGACCAGACGGAACCGCGGCGGCAGTGTTCTTTGGTCGGGTCATCGGCGGCATCGAGCCGCGATCGATCGCACGGACAACAGGACCGCAACCCTGATCATCAACCGAGAAGGAGAAACCATGAAAACCATCCAGTTCCTCAAGGCCGCAGGCAGCATCGCATGTCTTGCATTCGCACTGAACGCTACGGCGCAAACGACGGCCTCCGCGCCGCCCGCCACTTCCGAGAGCGTTGGCCAGCATATCGACGACGGCACGGTGACCACCAAGGTCAAGGCCGAGCTGCTCGGCGCAAAGAACGTGAAGTCCACGCACATTCACGTGAAGACCCGCAAGGGCATCGTCTGGTTGACGGGTTCCGTGCCGTCCGCTGACGACAAGGCTGCTGCGCAGGACGTCGTGCAAAACGTGTCCGGCGTGCAGGGTGTGAAGAACCATCTAAAGATCGCAGCCGATTAAGCGTTTGACGCTTGCGTGTAATTAACGCGCTCGCGTTAAAGCGTTACCAGAGGCCGTCCTTGATCGGGCGGCCTCTTTTTCTTTGCTGCGCCTCTCAGGCTTTCATCGCCGCGTACTGATCGCGCATCGCGCGAATGCGGTCATGGTTTTGCAGCACGCCGTGATATAAACGCTCGACCACTGCGCGCACGTCTGCCGGCAGGTCTTTTTCTAGCACTTCGTGAAAGCGCTTCATCGCGGCGTCCTCGCCCTTTTCGCAATCGGCGAGAATTGCGTGATCCGCGCGGCTACCTACAGCGGACTTCACATCGATCCATCCGCGATGCAATGCGCCAGCGACGCTGCCACCCTCCTCCGGTTTGCCGCCGAGTTTCAACACGAGATCCTGCAGTTCGCGCGCACCTCGCGTGCAACGGGCCGCGCTTTCGAGCAACGCCTCCTTGACGCTCGCGTGATTCGCGTCCTCAGCGGCTTTCATGAAACCGCACTCGCCGTCCTTCGACATCCCGATCAGATTGTTCAGCACGGCAATGACGTTTGTGGTCATACGTCGCTCCTTTCCGTTATGCGTGGGAAGCCAGCATTTACGCACCCGTCATGCCCGATCTCGGGCATGCGTGTCGTCTTTGCCATTGCGGCGAGTAATTGCTTCCAGTTCGGATGCCGGCACAATGCCTTCGCGGCCGCGAACGCAGGCCCCACGCGTGAATGGCAAAAAGGCACGCATATTGCTCGATAACGAGGCTGGACCCTCGCGCATCGCGCAAAGCCTTCAACAAAAGCGCGGTCGATAGATAACGCGGGCCAGCCATCGACAAGGGAGAGCTTCACCATGAGGATCAGGAGCGCAGAATGCCTGCTGTTCGTGGCTATCGCCACGTCAGCCATCGTTGCGCAGATACGCGCACATACGCTGTCATCCAGCCAGACCAACGTGCCGACACAGACAGCCCCACACACCGCTCGCATGCAAGCCTGCGATCAAGCGCACAACGGCATACTGCGGGCAGCGTGCGAAACGCAGAGCGAGCGTGGTTCCATCGAAGGCGACGATCGCCCGACCAACGGCGTCGATACGCCACTCGCAGGCGAGCTCTGGGTTTGATCGTTGGGTTCGACGAAGATTAGGCGCGCGGCTGCCGGGTGCATTGCGGCAGCCGCCTTTTTTTGCACGCGGGTTATGTCTTCACCCGCCGGTCCGACTCCATCCCTTCGACGCGGAACAGGCCGCTGTGCAGAATGACGCTTTCGCCGCCGTTCTGATCGAGCGCCTCCGCGCACACGGATCGGATACGTGCGCGGCCGCGCTCGTACGCGCCGATCAGTGCATCTTCAAGTGGCGAGTCCGCGCCGAAATGATCTTCGAGCGCCTCTGCCGAAATCGCGCAGGCGACAGGCTCGCCGTCGACGCACGCGTTGAAGCGCACAGTCAGGCTCGACCCATCGAACACGGGAGCATCATCGGTGAATGTGATGTGCATGAGAGAGTCCTCGTACGCCGCACGCGGCATGAACACCTTGATGATCCCGTTCATGACGAAGCCTTGCGCGCCTTGGCGAGTTGTTGTGCCATCGCAAGATGGTGACGATTGATCAAGCGCGCGCGGGTCGAACGTCGCATCGACGTCGACACGATCACCCTTGCCCACATGCCTGAAACTTTGGATCTTCGCGGCCTTGGCAGAACTTACGTGCGCGCGGACCAGTTCGGCCTGTTCGAATCCGTCTAAGGCCAATACCGCAACCTTGCATCCAGCCACAGTGCTAGCCATGTGCATGTCCTCCCTTCGCAACCTTCTTGTGAGCAATCAACGTTCGTTCATATTCGTTCATATAGCGAGCAAGTTCGATGCCCAACGCGGGCGACGCATTCGACTGCAACAGTGACGAAGGTTCAGGCATTGCTATTGCACAAAGTTAGCGCGTCACTGCATGTCAGTCACAAAAGACTGGAAACCGCGAAATGAAAACGATGACACGCAACGCGATCGATGCGATCGCCAAGGGACTGTCCACCGCGATGCCTGCGGGGCTGCGGCATGCCGACGACACACGGCCCGGCTATACGCGAAGAAGGCTCAAAAGCGTATTCGTCTATTTCGACCTCGACGGCCGACGCATTGAAGACGAAACGCAGATCGCACGCATCAACGCGCTGGCGATACCGCCCGCCTACACTGACGTCTGGATCTGTCCCGACCCGCGCGGTCACATTCAGGCGACGGGCCGCGATGCGCGGGGCCGCAAGCAGTACCGTTACCATCCGCAATGGCGCGAAACGCGCGACGCCGACAAGTTCGGCCGGATGGCCGCGTTCGGCCACGCACTGCCGAAGATACGCGCACGAGTCGCACGCGACCTCGCGCGCGAAGGCATGCCGCGCGAAAAGGTGATCGCAGCCGTCGTGCATCTGCTCGATACGACGCTGATCCGGATCGGCAGCGTCGAATATGCACGCGACAACCAGTCCTATGGCCTCACCACGCTGCGCAAGAAACACGTGAAGATTCGCGCTGGCGAAGTGCGTTTCCGCTTCGCGGGAAAGAGCGGCATCGAGCACGACGTGACCGTCGACAATGCGCGCGTCAAGCGTATCGTGCGCAAGTGTGCGGAATTGCCGGGCCATGATCTGTTCCAGTACATCGATGAAGTCGGCGCGCGCCATGCGATCGGCTCCGCCGATATCAACGAGTATCTGCGCGATATCAGCAGCGCAGACTTCTCGGCGAAGGACTATCGCACGTGGGCAGGCAGCGTGTATGCGATGGCGGCGCTGCGCCAACTGGTGTGCGAGAGCGCCGCAGATTCGCGCCGTCATGTCGTCGCGACCGTGAAAGAAGTGGCCACGTTGTTGCGCAACACGCCTGCTGTATGCAAGCGCTGTTATATCCATCCAGAAGTGATCGCAGCCTTTGAAGCTGGCGAATTGCAAAGCCTGCTGCCGCAGCGCGCGAAGCGCCACATGAAGGTCGACGAAGCGGCATTCGCCGCGCTGCTCGTTCAAGTGGAAAAGCGCGCGCGGCTCGCAAGCCGCAGCGCGCGCAAAGGCGGCAAGCGGCCTGCGTCGATGGATGTCGAAAGTACCCGGCTCGCAACGCTGCTCACAAAGTCGAGCGTGCTGCGCAAGCAGGCGAACGCGCAAAAGCGCGCCGCCCATCGCGCCTGAAGCTGTGTCGCCGCCTCACTCTTCGATCCATGTCGTTCGGATCCTCATCTGCGTACCCCATCGAATGAAATGAAAGCGGCTGACGAGCGCGAAGATCCTGTTGCCGTCATCGCCATAGCGAGCAAGCGGTGTGCTCTGCAAAGGCGCGCCCGCTCTCGCTCCGCGGTCCGAGAACGCTGTTTTCCAGGCGGTTTTCATACGCGGCCAGATGCCGCAGCGCCGCACACACACACGCTGCGGCGTTTGATAATTACAAAGAGGACGTAAATCTTTCGTGCGATAAGTGGCGCAATATGAACCTTGCGCTGCTTGCCATTCAGACCAAGGAGAAGACTTCATGCGTATTTCGACATCTTTTCTGTTCGACCTCGACGGCACACTCGTCGACAGCGTGTACCAGCATGTGCTCGCATGGAAGGAAGCGCTCGACGAAGAAGGCATCGAGTTATCGGTGTGGCGCATTCATCGCAAGATCGGCATGAGCGGCGGGCTGTTCACGCATCAACTGTTGCGCGAGACGGGCGGCGACATGAGCGCCGAACGCGTCGAGCGCTTGCGGCGCGCGCATGCTCGCGCTTATAAACAGTTGCACGCCAAGGTGCGTCCGCTGCCCGGCGCGCAGGCGCTACTTGCCGCGTTGACGGAAAGCGGCACGCCGTGGGCGATTGCGACCAGCGGCCGCATGGAAACAGCCGCCGTCAATCTCGAAGCGCTCGGCGTCGATCCGTCGAAGACGGTCGTCGTGACGCGCGACGACGTCAAGTACGCGAAGCCCGATCCCGACCTGTTCGTCGCCGCAGCGCACCGGTTGAAGGTGCAGATCGAGCATGCCGTCGTGGTCGGCGACAGCATCTGGGACATGCTGGCTGCCCGCCGCTGCCGCGCGCTCGGCGTGGGCCTGCTGTCGGGCGGCTACGGCCAGGAAGAACTCGAACGTGCGGGCGCGCTGCGCGTCTACGAA
Protein-coding regions in this window:
- a CDS encoding FUSC family protein, translating into MEPSTDPADRKPSADTAHREIPARHPFAAFGGWLARVDPGTHRRIKGLRLVTAYGLASALGTLQDVTHGLPRDASVGLLAANFALWASVSEARTTRPESSRDLALLCAAAALGAAMYVCVAQPLRFFGHAGPELVLVTGAFLVGYLKRFGVTGGGLGSQIYIGQLLAYGANLVPADLPAIAIAGLIAMLASIVPRLLSGPAERPAVVAALSPGPEPVAGRPSPEFVMGLQAASGALVVVALNAWLNLAESAWAITACTYVVAGSATGTVQRVRRRIIGTLVGVPLGLICLPIAEHAPLLIWLAAALAMIVYSMALPERYDIPCGAFAFTLIVTLAVNGIHSIPFLTARAWETLIGGVLGLLAAMVIFPLRSRGR
- a CDS encoding TIGR03118 family protein, yielding MKSLFEVFGIAACGAALATLVSCGGSSGSNNVSTPVVSSFTAAALVSDGAVPAPHTDPNLKNAWGVAFNPKGFVWVADNGTNLATLYDGNGVPQSLVVTIPAGTNGDAAPTGIVFNGTQSFTVTQNGKSGLAAFIFTGEGGTITAWAPAVGPTNAFKMYDDAAGGAVYKGLALAANNGSNFLYATDFHNNKIDVFDTNFTKVTMPGGFKDSAIPAGFAPFGIQLIGSNLFVTYAMQDAAKHDNVAGAGLGMVDVFDTAGNLKQHFATGAPLNAPWGIAQAPANFGTFSGAILIGNFGDGTINAFDASSGKSMGPLKSSNSSTIVQPGLWGIAFGNNLSNQPSNTLFFAAGPNDEADGVYGRIDLNPASSSGTSSGSNTGSSSSGGSSIGM
- a CDS encoding RNA polymerase factor sigma-54, coding for MPPTIELRAKQTFALTPRLQQSVRLLQLSSLEFQQELRNALDTNPFLEYDPSVSEDLSAGKTADSNGADGETLPASERDNAMEGSSAEPATESVASSPDDGGDYSSGDYSGDAYGRGPSRYNGDSDAADPTEWARVQPTLHEQLHDALRLYRLDDRDREVARLIIEALDDDGYLRQDLADLTDVFDIEPALTEEELLVALRLVQTLDRPGLAARSLSECLALQIDALPADTPGRDVAKQVVEHHLDRLARREHAELQKQIGCDAEELRVACALVRKLDPKPGNSYGRADDNYIVPDVIVRSVRNKWVVTVNPAVLPRARIHRMYAELFAQSAGASRSPLAQQLQEARWLIRNAQQRFETIQRVAECIVAHQKPFFQYGEIALKPLVLRDVAEELGLHESTISRATGNKYMATPRGIFEFKHFFPRELGTESGGTCSAAAVRALLKEMIAAENTRDPLSDVALAKMLADQGVLVARRTVAKYRHLMKVPPAELRRQV
- a CDS encoding BON domain-containing protein: MKTIQFLKAAGSIACLAFALNATAQTTASAPPATSESVGQHIDDGTVTTKVKAELLGAKNVKSTHIHVKTRKGIVWLTGSVPSADDKAAAQDVVQNVSGVQGVKNHLKIAAD
- a CDS encoding PA2169 family four-helix-bundle protein, translated to MTTNVIAVLNNLIGMSKDGECGFMKAAEDANHASVKEALLESAARCTRGARELQDLVLKLGGKPEEGGSVAGALHRGWIDVKSAVGSRADHAILADCEKGEDAAMKRFHEVLEKDLPADVRAVVERLYHGVLQNHDRIRAMRDQYAAMKA
- a CDS encoding DUF1488 domain-containing protein, with amino-acid sequence MKVFMPRAAYEDSLMHITFTDDAPVFDGSSLTVRFNACVDGEPVACAISAEALEDHFGADSPLEDALIGAYERGRARIRSVCAEALDQNGGESVILHSGLFRVEGMESDRRVKT
- a CDS encoding DNA topoisomerase IB encodes the protein MKTMTRNAIDAIAKGLSTAMPAGLRHADDTRPGYTRRRLKSVFVYFDLDGRRIEDETQIARINALAIPPAYTDVWICPDPRGHIQATGRDARGRKQYRYHPQWRETRDADKFGRMAAFGHALPKIRARVARDLAREGMPREKVIAAVVHLLDTTLIRIGSVEYARDNQSYGLTTLRKKHVKIRAGEVRFRFAGKSGIEHDVTVDNARVKRIVRKCAELPGHDLFQYIDEVGARHAIGSADINEYLRDISSADFSAKDYRTWAGSVYAMAALRQLVCESAADSRRHVVATVKEVATLLRNTPAVCKRCYIHPEVIAAFEAGELQSLLPQRAKRHMKVDEAAFAALLVQVEKRARLASRSARKGGKRPASMDVESTRLATLLTKSSVLRKQANAQKRAAHRA
- a CDS encoding HAD family hydrolase, producing the protein MRISTSFLFDLDGTLVDSVYQHVLAWKEALDEEGIELSVWRIHRKIGMSGGLFTHQLLRETGGDMSAERVERLRRAHARAYKQLHAKVRPLPGAQALLAALTESGTPWAIATSGRMETAAVNLEALGVDPSKTVVVTRDDVKYAKPDPDLFVAAAHRLKVQIEHAVVVGDSIWDMLAARRCRALGVGLLSGGYGQEELERAGALRVYEDPADLLEHLDEIAARP